From one Lolium rigidum isolate FL_2022 chromosome 4, APGP_CSIRO_Lrig_0.1, whole genome shotgun sequence genomic stretch:
- the LOC124647574 gene encoding non-specific lipid-transfer protein 2P-like: MARAVAMCAVVAVVVAVMMVTTSPAAAARTMASAADQECDVGKLIDCGPAIIGGTPPSDSCCSNLKAQKGCFCQYAKDPNYSDYINSPNARKTLDSCGITLPTCPQ, encoded by the coding sequence ATGGCTAGGGCGGTGGCGATGtgcgcggtggtggcggtggtggtggcggtgatgatggtgacaacatcgccggcggcggcggcgaggacgatggcgtcggcggcggaCCAGGAGTGCGACGTGGGGAAGCTGATCGACTGCGGGCCGGCGATCATCGGCGGGACGCCGCCGTCGGACTCGTGCTGCTCGAACCTCAAGGCGCAGAAAGGGTGCTTCTGCCAGTACGCGAAGGACCCGAACTACTCCGACTACATCAACAGCCCCAACGCCCGCAAGACTCTTGACTCCTGCGGCATCACCCTCCCCACCTGTCCGCAGTAG
- the LOC124705650 gene encoding non-specific lipid-transfer protein 2P-like produces MAMARAVAMCAVLAVMMVAPSAVVGRAMAPARASAAGQTCDVGKLIPCGPAIIGGTPPSDSCCSNLKAQEGCFCQYAQDPAYSGYIDSPNARKTLASCGITLPTCPR; encoded by the coding sequence atggccatggctagggCGGTGGCGATGTGCGCGGtgctggcggtgatgatggtggcgcCATCGGCGGTGGTGGGTAGGGCGATGGCGCCGGCCAGGGCGTCGGCGGCGGGCCAGACGTGCGACGTGGGGAAGTTGATCCCGTGCGGGCCGGCGATCATCGGCGGGACGCCGCCGTCAGACTCGTGCTGCTCGAACCTCAAGGCGCAGGAAGGGTGCTTCTGCCAGTACGCGCAGGACCCGGCTTACTCCGGCTACATCGACAGCCCCAACGCCCGCAAGACCCTCGCCTCCTGTGGCATCACCCTCCCCACCTGTCCGCGGTAG